The Helicobacter fennelliae nucleotide sequence TGATTTGACTTTCAAAGAAGCTGTATTTGGCTGCACCAAAACAATCAAATCACAATACAAACAATACTGCAAAGACTGCAATGGCACAGGATCTGAAGATGGCAAAGTAAGCACCTGCAAAGAGTGCGATGGCAAAGGGCAAGTATTTTTACGACAAGGCTTTGTCGCATTTGGACAGACCTGCCCCAAATGCAATGGCACAGGCGAGACAATCACCAAAAAATGCAAAAAATGCAAAGGCGAAGGGTTTGTCATGGCAAGCGAAAGCTTTGAAGTGCCAATCCCGCAAGGTATCGATAATGAAATGCGCGTGCGCGTAAGCGGAAGGGGCAATGAATTCAAAAACGGCGTACGTGGCGATCTCTATCTTTTGGTGCGAGTGCAAGAAGATGAGCATTTCATACGACATAATAATGATTTATACATCGAGATTCCGGTATTTTTCACGCAGATTATCCTCGGTGCCAAAATCCAAATCCCCTCACTCAATGGCAAAACGCTTGAGCTCAATCTACCGGCAAATTCTAAAGACAAAGAGCAATTTGTATTTGCCAATGAGGGTGTCAAAGATGTGAATTATAATCGCAAAGGTCGCCTCATCGCACAAATACAAATCACCTATCCACAATCAATCAATGCCGAACAAAAAGAACTTCTCCAAAAGCTCCACCAAAGCTTTGGAATCCAAAGCGAACCTCATCAAAACATATTTAAAGACACATTTGAAAAAATCAAAAAGTGGTTTAGCGAGTAAAACAAAATAATCTATGAGAATTTACTTCGTCATTGCAAGACTTTGCAAAAAGTCGTGGCAATCTAGAATCTAGCTTATTATCATTGATGAAAACAAAGCTCAAAATAATCCAAAACAACTCGTCATTGCGAGCAAAATTGAAAATTTTGCGTGGCAATCCAAAAAATCCAAACCAGAATTCACCCCGTCATTCTAGCCCTAAGGAAGAATCCAGCCTTTACATTTGCAGAATCTACTTTTTTTCTGGATTCTTCAGCCATGCTATGCACGCCTTCAGAATGACGAATGATAGATTATGTGTTATGGATTGCTTCACTTCGTTCGCAATGACGCGTAATGTTGTCATTGCAACTTATTACTTCGTCATTACTTAAGCGACAGCCAAAAGCAAATCGTCATTCTAAGGCTTGCCAAAGAATCCAGAAAGCGAATTGTCATTGCGAGCAAAATTGAAAATTTTGCGTGGCAATCCAAAAAATCCAAACAAATAAATAAGAAATAACAATAAAGAAACCACAGAATCCAAAAATATCATTCTGAGTGAATAAAACAAACGAAGAATCCAAAAAAAAAAAAAAAAAAAATCAATGAAGTGCAAAATACATCGCTTGGATTACTCGATCTTGCTGGCTTTGGGTCAAAAACGCACTCAATGGAAGTGAAAAAATTTCTTGACTCACTTGATAAGATATAGGAAAATCTTGTTTCTTATAACCCAAAAACTGCATTGAAGGCTGCAAATGAAGGGGTTTTGGGTAGTGGATTGCAACGGGGATATGTGCTTTGGCAAGATAAGAGAGAATCTGCTCTCTTTGCCTGCTTCTTAGGCAAAACTGCGCGAAAGTATGCGTGCGATTTGGCAATGTTTTTGGCAGGATTAGATCGCGCCCTTTTTGCGCTTCTAAGCACTCAAACGCATCAATATAACGTTGTGCTAGATTCTGGCGCGCACAAAGTTCATCATCAAAATGCTTTAATTTCACACGCAATATAGCACATTGCAGAGAATCTAATCGCGCATTAAGCCCGATATAGCGGTGATTGTATTTGCCATCTTGTCCGTGATTGCGTAGCATTTTTAGCTTTGTAAATAGTCCTTCATCATCACAAAAAATCGCCCCTCCATCTCCGCACGCGCCTAGTGGCTTGCTCGGAAAAAAGCTTGTAATGCCAATATCGCCAAAAGTGCAAGCGCGTCTGCCCTCATACATCGCGCCAAAACTTTGCGCGCTATCTTCTATCACAAATAGCCCATGAGCCTTGGCGATCGCATTTACACGCGCGACATCATATATCTGCCCAAACAAACTCACAGGAATAATGGCTTTGGTTTTGTTTGTGATTTTAGATTCTAGCTGTGTGGGATCAAGCATATAAGAATCCTCGCAAATATCCACAAAAACAGGCTTTGCTCCGATAAATGCGATCATTTCAGCAGCAGCAATAAATGAAAAACAAGATGTAATCACCTCATCTCCGGGCTTAATGTCAAGCGCAAGCAACGCAAGCAATAATGCTGTGCTACCATTTGAGCAAGTAAGTGCAAATGGCGCGCGCGTATAAGCGACAAGATCTTGCTCAAATCGTACACACTCCTGCCCTAGCACAAAATCGCCAGAATCTAAAACCCCCAAAACTGCCCTATTAATTTCTGTTTTATACGCGTTGTATTGTGATTTTACATCAACAAAATCCATAACCAACCTTTTATCTATCTGTTTTATTTATTTTTGCTTATTTTGCCTAGCTTTTGACCTTGCTTGTGTAGATTTCGTATGGAATTTTGGTGCGGAATTTTTCGACCATAAAGACAGGATTATAGCTTTTCTTAGCCCTTTTTAAGCCCTCAATTCCCAAATCCTCCTCGCGATTGACATACACAAAATGGCTAAATTCATTGACAAGAAGTTGCTGATTAATGATTTGATATGCTCCGGGAATCTCATTTGTGGCTTTTTCGATATGGATCACCACCATTTCGTTATTGATTTGCTCACCAAAGCTAAATGCAATGATTTTGCCATCAATATGCACAAATCCGCCCGATAGATTGAGTTTGTCATATACTTTCAAGGCATTTTTTATCCCGATATGCTCAGAGATAAGCCCTTGCGTTGGGTTAGGGGTATTCTCAAACCACTGCGTTGCGACTTCAATAATATCTTTTGCATTCTGTTGTGTGATTTTTTCATACTGCCATTGCGGGTAGTTTAGCAAAAACTGATTGAGATGATTTTTTTTCTTGTGAAATTTCCTGCCACTTAGATTGATAAGCTCTTGCACCAAATACACATAATCAAAATGCTCAACTGCTGGTGTGATCTCAATCTCTCCAAATACGCTCTTTAGCCCTGCGATATTGCACTGTTGCACTGATTCAAAACAAAGCGGAATCTGCAAGCTCTGAGCATACAGCGCGATTTCTTTGAGGGCTTGGATTTTATCGCCTTTGCCTATCGGATAGAAAAAATAAGGCTCTTTGTGTGGGTAGGTTGTTTTGATGATTAATGTATCATGACACAGCGCATAAGTAATTTCTCGCGCATCTTTCCAGATAAAAAGATTTCCAAACACAATATCTGAAATCAAAAAATTCTCATCACGCAAAAATCCATCAATAGTTGTTTTAGATTCTAGTGTAAGTGGCAAAAACTCCATTTGTATTCCTTATTGTTCTTTATTGTCTTGTGCGAATTAAAGAGTAAAAGATGTGTATCTTATACGTCTGTTTTGGGGTAGCTTCCGAGCCATTTAAGCTGATTGGCGCGTTTGGCAAAAATCTGTGCGATCGCCTCATCTTTGATATGCCCATCAAAATCAATATAAAATCCATAGCTAAAATCCGACTTTGAGCGGATCGGACGAGAATCTATTTTTGTAAGGTTGATATTTGCGTCCTTAAAATCCTGCAATAACCCCAAAAGTGTGCCTGCTTCATTGAAACCATTTGGTGTAGCAAAAATCGAAGTCCTATCATTACCACTTGGCGCGTTTGTAAAATCACTCACCACGATGAAGCGCGTTTTGTTGTGATTGGAGTTTTGTATATTATCAAACATCACAGGAATGTGATAGAGCTTTGCAGCGATTTTGGAGCAAATAGCAGCACTTTCTTTGTCTTTGGCAGCAAGTTGTGCGGCTTTGGCGGTAGATTCTGTGGGAATTTGCTCGATAGAGAGGAGATTATGCGCCATCAAAAATGTATCGCACTGCCCAAATGCGATGTCTTTTGAGTAGATGCGCTTGATTTGGTGCAAATGCTCGCAATGCGAGACGAAGCTATGGTGGATTGGCAAAATAATTTCTGAGACGATTTTGAAGTGCGATTGCACGAGATTATCGATACATTCGCCAACCATACCATTGGTGTTATTCTCAATTGGCACAACTCCATACTTTGCCCTTTTAGATTCTAGGGTATTAAAAATCGCACTAATAGTATTGATCCCCAAATATTCGCTCATCGCGCCAAATCGCTCCTCTGCTGCTTGGTGTGTATAGCTTCCGATAGGTCCAAGATAAGCGACTTTTTCTGGAAGCTCAAGATTCCTAGAGATAGCAAAAATCTCTTGATATATGGCTTCTATGGCTTGAGTGTTGAGATGCTTTGAAGGGAGTTGGCTTAAGCGATTTATGATTTGCTTTTCTCGCTCTGGTCGATAGATACTTCCATTTGTCTTAAGCTTTGTTGCGCCGATTGCTACGACAATATCAAGCCTTGCATTCAAAAGCTCTAAAATCTGCTCATCGATATGATCGATTTTTGCACGCAAAGAATCTAATTCATCTATTTTTGGCATATTATTCCTTAGTTTTTGTGTTTTTTGTGTTTTCATCTCTATTTTGTGTAGCTTGATGAGAGTGTAAAATCTTTAGCTCCTCCGCGACAGAATCCTCAAAACTCTCTCTAGGCTTTAATAAACATTCACACTCGCACTCACCATCTACAAATACCCCAACTTCTGCTGGACGCATTCGCGCGTTATAATGGCTTGACATACTATAACCATACGCCCCAGCATTGCCAAATGAGAGAATATCTCCGCTTCTAAGTGGCGGAAGGACTATATCCTTGCCAAACACATCAGCACTCTCACACACAGGTCCTACAATATCTGCTTTTGTGGCTGATTGTGTAGGCTCATCTTGTGTGGATTTATTTTGTTGGGTTTGATTCTGTGCTTGATGCGCTTGTATTGTATGATATGCCCCATACAAAGCTGGACGCAAAAGATCATTCATTCCCGCATCAACGATTACAAATCGCTTGCTTGGGGTTGATTTTTCATATAGCACACTTGAGAGCAAATACCCTGCCTCACCGACAATCCTTCGTCCGGGCTCACAAATAATCGTCAAATCTAGCCCGTTTAAAGCTTTTAAAATACTTTGCGCGTAATCATAAAGTGCGATCACTTGCTCATTTTCATAGCAAATCCCAACGCCACCACCGACATCAAAAAACCTCAAATCCACACCCAAAGCGACAAGAGATCGTGCAAGCTCGGCTATTTTTTGGGTGCTTTGAGAGATTGGAGAGAGATCTGTAAGCTGCGATCCGATATGAAAATGAATGCCTATGGGCTCTAGGGTGCTTGATTTATACGCATACAGATACATTTGCTTTGCGAGATCCATATCGACACCAAATTTATTTTCGCTTAGTCCTGTTGAAATGTATGGGTGGGTTTTGGCATCAATGTTTGGATTTACGCGGATAGAAATACGCGCTACTTTTTGCAGTGAAGAAGCGATTTGCTCTATCATCATAAGCTCAGCTTGAGATTCTACATTGATAAATAAAATATCAAGCTCTAAGGCTTCTTTGATCTCGCTTGACTTCTTGCCGACACCAGAGAATATGATTTTGTATTTTGGGATTCCTGCAAGTAGTGCGCGCTTGACTTCATAAATCGATACGCAATCTGCTCCACTGCCACATTGCGCAAGTAGAGATAAAATACTCAAATTTGAATTTGCTTTCAACGCATAGCAAATTAAGGATTTTCGCCCAGCAAACGCCTGCTTAAAATCCAAAAAATTAGCCTTGATTTTCTCCATATCATACACATAAAGAGGCGTTCCATATTTTTGAGCCAACCCTAAAAAATCCATAAAACTTGCACCTCAAACAAAAATATTCATAAAAAAATAAGCTATAATTCTAGCCAAAAACTCCTTTAAAATATCAGTAAAAGTTGGAAAAATGTTTGATTTAATATTTTATTTGGCATTGTTTTTGGTTGTTATTATTGCGTGTGTGGTTATTGTTGCGAAATTTTCAAAACCCCCAAAGCCACAAATAAAAACACAAGATAATACAATTATAAGTTTTGAAACACTTATGGTCCCACTTGATTCTCCTGATAGCACTTATCAGGATTTGCAAAAAGCTGTTGGAGATTTATTTAGATTTTATGATATGCTTCATTTAAATATCGCACAAAAGCAACATTTTTTGTTTGCGCTCAGTAGGCATAAAAATGTCAAATCAGATCTTGTGCTTTCTACTCTTAATCAGCTTCAAGAGCTTAATCCCAGCCTCAAAAAGCAGCTTGAAGGAAGTGTGAAGCGAGGATTAGATAGACGATAATCCTTTAGAATCTAATCCTAAAATCTTATTTGATACCTAAACAAAGCTTAAAGAGGAATGTATGTTAGATTGGAATTTTATCATTGAGCATATCTTTTTCTTTAAAGATGCCATAATCCTTACATTCAAAATTTCTTTTTTTGGCATTGTGCTTGCCCTTATCATTGGCTTTGTGTGCGCTTTGCTGATTTCGTTTAAAAAGATTTTTTTCCTTAGCAAGATTATAGAATTCTATGTCGAATTTGCACGAAATACACCACTTTTGATTCAGCTATTTTTCTTGTATTTTGCATTACCCAAAATCGGAATCAAAATTAGCCCCGAGTCTTGCGCGATTATCGGGCTTGCTTTTTTAGGTGGTGGATATATGTGCGAGTCTTTTCGCTTAGGGCTTCAAAGCGTAGGCAAAGCCCAGATAGAATCCGCCCTTAGTATTGGGCTAAATCCCATTGGGCTGATTGTTTATGTTGTGATCCCTCAAGCCTTAAGTGTCGCGCTTCCATCTATCGGTGCAAATGTGATATTTTTGGTCAAAGAAACTTCTGTGGTTGGAATCCTAGCACTTGCTGATGTGCTGTATGTAAGCAAAGACATCATCAATGTATATGGCAAAACATACGAAGCACTTTTTATGCTTTTGCTTGCTTATCTTGTGATCTTGCTGCCATTATCGATTCTCTTTAGTGTTTTAGAAAAAAATATGCGTAAAAAACTCTAACAACCCAAAAGGAGCAAGTATGGAATCTATTTTTACTACGATAAACCTTATCCGCTTTGCTGATGGGCTTTTTGTTACATTTTATATCGCGATTATCTCGATTATGCTTTCTATACTTTTTGGCTCAATTGTTGGGCTGTGTATGCTTTCAAAGTTTTTTCCCATTCGCGCGCTGTGTAGATTCTACCTTGAATTTGTCCGTATAGTGCCTATCCTTGCGCTACTTTATGTATTTTATTTTGGACTGCCACAAGCTCTAGGGCTTGATATTAATAATCACCTTGTAGCAATTATTGTTTTTGTAATTTGGGGTAGTGCAGAGATCGGCGATTTGGTGCGATCAAGTCTAAATTCTATTGATAAGCACCAAAGAGAATCTGCTCTAAGTTTGGGGCTAAGCTGGCTTCAAACCCAACTTTTTATTATTTTTCCGCAAGCCAATAAGCGACTTTTACCCGCGTTTATCAATCTTTTTACTCGAATGATTAAAACTACAGCACTTGTTACATTTATCGGGGTTGTTGATGTGCTGCAAGTCGGCAGGCAGATTATCGAGGCAAATCGCGCGATTGATAATGCGCCATTTATCATTTATGGCTTGCTGTTGTTATTGTATTTTGCGATTTGTTATCCGCTTTCAAGATTTTCTAAAAAGCTTGAAAATAAATGGAATTAATGCAAGGAGGATTCTATGCTTAAGATTCAAAACCTACTCAAATCCTATAATCAGCACATCGTGCTTCAAGATATTAATCTCACGATACAAAAAGCAGAAGTTGTTACATTGCTTGGACCAAGTGGCTGTGGCAAAAGCACGCTTTTGCGATGTATCAATGGACTAGAGCCGACACAAGGTGGCGCAATCTACCTAGAATCTAAGCGCATTAATGAGCCAAAAACAAATTGGAGTCAAGTGCGCCAAGACATTGGTATGGTGTTTCAAAACTATGAGCTTTTCCCTCATTTGAGTGTCGAGGAAAATATCCTCTTAGGACCGCTCAAAGTCCAAAAACGACCCAAACAAGAAGTCAAAGATCAAGCCTATGCACTCCTAAAGCGCATAGGATTAGAATCTAAAGCCCTTGCTTATCCAAAAGTTTTAAGCGGTGGGCAAAAGCAACGCGTGGCTATCGTGCGGGCATTGTGTATGAATCCAAAAATTATGCTTTTTGATGAGATCACCGCTTCACTTGATCCTGAAATGGTGCATGAAGTGCTTGAGGTTGTCCTAGAGCTTGCTGATGATGGGGTTACGATGATGATTGTAACACATGAAATGGGCTTTGCAAAAGCTGTGAGCGATCGGATTGTGTTTTTAGATTCTGGGGTGATTATCGAAGAAGATACGCCACAAAATTTTTTCACAAACCCCAAAACAAAGCGAGCGCAAAACTTTCTGCAAACCTTTGACTTCAAACGCAAAAAAAGTCATTAATGCGAGACTCTAGGCAAATAAACAAATAAAGTTAATAGCATAAGTCCTGCGCTACTATTATAGTTGCTTTTGTGGTAGCTTATTTGGCAGTATAGCATAAGTCCTGCGCTACTATTATAGTTGCTTTTGTGGTAGCTTATTTGGCAGTGCGGAAGCCTACTAAAAGGCGCATTATCTAGAATCTATTTATGCTTTTTTGCTTTGCCTGCGATAATGAAGCGTAAGGCATTAAGCTTGATAAATCCTTGCGCGTCTTTTTGATCATATACGCTATCTTCTTCAAATGTGCTATATGCCGCATCAAAGAGTGAGTTTTTAGATTCTCGTCCAAGCACCATGATATTACCCTTATAAAGCTCCAAGCGCACAACGCCCTCAACCCTCTCTTGCGTCTTATTAATGAGTGCCTGCAACGCCTCGCGTTCGGGGCTAAACCAATACCCATTATAAATCAAGCTCGCGTATTTTGGCATAATCTCATCTTTGAGATGTGCCTCCTCTCTATCAAGCGTGATAGATTCTATCGCGCGATGT carries:
- the pheA gene encoding prephenate dehydratase, giving the protein MPKIDELDSLRAKIDHIDEQILELLNARLDIVVAIGATKLKTNGSIYRPEREKQIINRLSQLPSKHLNTQAIEAIYQEIFAISRNLELPEKVAYLGPIGSYTHQAAEERFGAMSEYLGINTISAIFNTLESKRAKYGVVPIENNTNGMVGECIDNLVQSHFKIVSEIILPIHHSFVSHCEHLHQIKRIYSKDIAFGQCDTFLMAHNLLSIEQIPTESTAKAAQLAAKDKESAAICSKIAAKLYHIPVMFDNIQNSNHNKTRFIVVSDFTNAPSGNDRTSIFATPNGFNEAGTLLGLLQDFKDANINLTKIDSRPIRSKSDFSYGFYIDFDGHIKDEAIAQIFAKRANQLKWLGSYPKTDV
- the dnaJ gene encoding molecular chaperone DnaJ, with product MESFDYYEILEIERTSNKDEVKKAYRKMALRYHPDRNPDDKEAEEMFKRINEAYEVLSDDDKRLVYDRYGKEGLHNQGFSFGGADFSDIFGDIFGSAFGFGSSARSKKSSQKYEADFMIRLDLTFKEAVFGCTKTIKSQYKQYCKDCNGTGSEDGKVSTCKECDGKGQVFLRQGFVAFGQTCPKCNGTGETITKKCKKCKGEGFVMASESFEVPIPQGIDNEMRVRVSGRGNEFKNGVRGDLYLLVRVQEDEHFIRHNNDLYIEIPVFFTQIILGAKIQIPSLNGKTLELNLPANSKDKEQFVFANEGVKDVNYNRKGRLIAQIQITYPQSINAEQKELLQKLHQSFGIQSEPHQNIFKDTFEKIKKWFSE
- a CDS encoding amino acid ABC transporter ATP-binding protein, translating into MLKIQNLLKSYNQHIVLQDINLTIQKAEVVTLLGPSGCGKSTLLRCINGLEPTQGGAIYLESKRINEPKTNWSQVRQDIGMVFQNYELFPHLSVEENILLGPLKVQKRPKQEVKDQAYALLKRIGLESKALAYPKVLSGGQKQRVAIVRALCMNPKIMLFDEITASLDPEMVHEVLEVVLELADDGVTMMIVTHEMGFAKAVSDRIVFLDSGVIIEEDTPQNFFTNPKTKRAQNFLQTFDFKRKKSH
- a CDS encoding DegT/DnrJ/EryC1/StrS family aminotransferase, which encodes MDFVDVKSQYNAYKTEINRAVLGVLDSGDFVLGQECVRFEQDLVAYTRAPFALTCSNGSTALLLALLALDIKPGDEVITSCFSFIAAAEMIAFIGAKPVFVDICEDSYMLDPTQLESKITNKTKAIIPVSLFGQIYDVARVNAIAKAHGLFVIEDSAQSFGAMYEGRRACTFGDIGITSFFPSKPLGACGDGGAIFCDDEGLFTKLKMLRNHGQDGKYNHRYIGLNARLDSLQCAILRVKLKHFDDELCARQNLAQRYIDAFECLEAQKGRDLILPKTLPNRTHTFAQFCLRSRQREQILSYLAKAHIPVAIHYPKPLHLQPSMQFLGYKKQDFPISYQVSQEIFSLPLSAFLTQSQQDRVIQAMYFALH
- a CDS encoding amino acid ABC transporter permease; this encodes MLDWNFIIEHIFFFKDAIILTFKISFFGIVLALIIGFVCALLISFKKIFFLSKIIEFYVEFARNTPLLIQLFFLYFALPKIGIKISPESCAIIGLAFLGGGYMCESFRLGLQSVGKAQIESALSIGLNPIGLIVYVVIPQALSVALPSIGANVIFLVKETSVVGILALADVLYVSKDIINVYGKTYEALFMLLLAYLVILLPLSILFSVLEKNMRKKL
- a CDS encoding amino acid ABC transporter permease, which gives rise to MESIFTTINLIRFADGLFVTFYIAIISIMLSILFGSIVGLCMLSKFFPIRALCRFYLEFVRIVPILALLYVFYFGLPQALGLDINNHLVAIIVFVIWGSAEIGDLVRSSLNSIDKHQRESALSLGLSWLQTQLFIIFPQANKRLLPAFINLFTRMIKTTALVTFIGVVDVLQVGRQIIEANRAIDNAPFIIYGLLLLLYFAICYPLSRFSKKLENKWN
- a CDS encoding DUF2156 domain-containing protein; amino-acid sequence: MEFLPLTLESKTTIDGFLRDENFLISDIVFGNLFIWKDAREITYALCHDTLIIKTTYPHKEPYFFYPIGKGDKIQALKEIALYAQSLQIPLCFESVQQCNIAGLKSVFGEIEITPAVEHFDYVYLVQELINLSGRKFHKKKNHLNQFLLNYPQWQYEKITQQNAKDIIEVATQWFENTPNPTQGLISEHIGIKNALKVYDKLNLSGGFVHIDGKIIAFSFGEQINNEMVVIHIEKATNEIPGAYQIINQQLLVNEFSHFVYVNREEDLGIEGLKRAKKSYNPVFMVEKFRTKIPYEIYTSKVKS
- the lysA gene encoding diaminopimelate decarboxylase; translated protein: MDFLGLAQKYGTPLYVYDMEKIKANFLDFKQAFAGRKSLICYALKANSNLSILSLLAQCGSGADCVSIYEVKRALLAGIPKYKIIFSGVGKKSSEIKEALELDILFINVESQAELMMIEQIASSLQKVARISIRVNPNIDAKTHPYISTGLSENKFGVDMDLAKQMYLYAYKSSTLEPIGIHFHIGSQLTDLSPISQSTQKIAELARSLVALGVDLRFFDVGGGVGICYENEQVIALYDYAQSILKALNGLDLTIICEPGRRIVGEAGYLLSSVLYEKSTPSKRFVIVDAGMNDLLRPALYGAYHTIQAHQAQNQTQQNKSTQDEPTQSATKADIVGPVCESADVFGKDIVLPPLRSGDILSFGNAGAYGYSMSSHYNARMRPAEVGVFVDGECECECLLKPRESFEDSVAEELKILHSHQATQNRDENTKNTKTKE